The following are from one region of the Fusarium keratoplasticum isolate Fu6.1 chromosome 4, whole genome shotgun sequence genome:
- a CDS encoding SEC7 domain-containing protein: MPSPSFSSSPPSSSADNARRWTRRRPHTDLNINTNTTPSSLASPLSRDVRRVIPHPQTPPSHGSLYSTPPQPAVPAVPALSKSLPTADGRALRLPIDIDAHESFLENPTPVEDDMADRLPPHVNQRDSHDLSLSPRNVTRDSLVTNMLLSLDQFSMAQLSDKYGPSPGSRSHTFDEASPQFGAAEQTRSWVAANSVAGPPRVNGHQYSYSSDLEGADDSSRISSRGRRSNSSSNFQSSFPRLNSVREGHRSGSSRAMHSRGGKPGSKSSSTTSVDAGYAQVLGSQRWARGFGRSASFDYGPQAPQQSAPVVEPTPFRVEFPNNFLADEYDAAPTPTVPGGPRREPSIPTMPTMSTVPPPPPAPLEPPPLEHKRSSRSLKSSSGRKPPNPRDNAPAVPALDLDSAPAPHIGYEKSKDVAVHSGPAPATPAPAPVKERPGFFRRVFGSSRGNSHNSNNDSTTTQTPHSTASADHSKMLSNGSTPPSRDTSSSHSHHPVLQKKPSSFFRRRKKSVTDDPPPLPTSIPAPPVPTVAPIAVPPERERELGASLPQPSPVSSLRKVMNPYLRNSQAVQGTPQGPSPLADISNVTPDHVDNTPEREVYKRDFSPDYSPSPNARIRAVRSDSDEYLAKRNNTPSRPPPERPTKAIETRNNSFLNLDGVSDNDDDQGSPSNRKLSNKSKSKSKSRPSDIMTTRDSPRGAKDHTVRVKKSFQRPEQTDSEDDPNRSALALPIEGARATSPASVSTGTDYKSALSAPPSVRIESSADPSPKVLGTFDAIKANALDEPDFVIGDPTEDDKQKAQKIYDGNEDFVQKEKAAAWMGEEGPIRQRTLQAYMELYDFTSRSIVHALRQVCGRLVFRAETQQVDRILVAFSKRWCDCNPNHGFIVTDVIHTICYSIMLLNTDLHLADIEQKMTRSQFIKNTMTTITQAVEESAPDVFHRPSVLPDKSSLATGENHEQHSEQDRRSFRNSFRPPPRADSGTLPSEGDEDCGPLVKSRFNGSKKAWEELIEVVLKGIYTSIRDERLPLFGAEAEKNLSLPQSNSGGLSVMGMLKRSPSVLSKAPSESQLSVRGRISENGRANTARWASKSRSRPGLGRNGFSSSRTSFDDGNSLWSHTVSSATWSRHSLGRTQTSVSQDSFGSALPRGDYQQSIGFANALSQAIIRDEDAYGETAPSILSADLPSTQLLEDDSLELAGPPWVKEGIVTHKHHLDGVDKKAKDRHWSEVFAVVQKGQMSLFSFQPNKSVRQRNRGRNGGPPAIVGGGNWQDNATNLGTFNLRQTLASALPPPGYSRTRPHVWALSLPNGAVHLFQVGTPEICKEFVNTANYWSARLSTHPLTGGISNIEYGWSEAIVNNALVAAINETSTTTTTNGKTSRPSSSAAHGRRSSVNSGSFRGSSFDHVAGAFTNNSGRGKLPGDRIHIAEWAPPTQSMRPSNSPEAEQLQTLDAYVKSIEAELQAHNQLRSPMLLAFTPRGGNAVKAMANWERKSAYLLREIVKFRTYVDCLQQAESRKQEIYSERDLAQRAARGELSDGEMELSSDDEGDVTLRP; encoded by the exons AtgccctcgccctcgttCTCGTCTTCGCccccatcgtcgtcggcggaCAATGCTCGTCGCTGGACTCGACGTCGGCCCCATACCGACCtgaacatcaacaccaacaccacaccGTCCTCCCTTGCGTCGCCGTTGTCCAGGGACGTCCGGCGCGTCATTCCGCACCCGCAGACGCCGCCTTCCCACGGCTCGCTCTACAGCACGCCGCCGCAGCCAGCCGTCCCAGCCGTGCCCGCCTTGTCTAAGTCACTGCCCACCGCTGATGGTCGGGCGCTTAGATTGCCCATCGACATCGACGCGCATGAGTCCTTTCTAGAAAACCCTACTCCCGTCGAGGACGACATGGCCGACCGCTTGCCGCCGCATGTGAACCAGCGAGATTCGCACGACCTCTCGCTATCTCCCCGGAACGTCACCCGAGACTCGCTCGTCACTAATATGCTCCTGTCGCTCGACCAGTTCTCCATGGCACAGCTGAGCGACAAGTACGGACCCTCCCCTGGATCGCGCTCACATACCTTTGACGAAGCCTCGCCCCAGTTTGGCGCCGCCGAGCAGACACGGAGCTGGGTCGCTGCCAATTCTGTCGCAGGACCACCTCGAGTCAACGGACACCAGTACTCCTATAGTTCCGACCTGGAGGGCGCAGACGACTCTAGCCGCATCTCGAGCCGTGGCCGACGAAGCAACAGCAGTTCCAACTTCCAATCGAGCTTTCCGCGCCTCAATAGCGTTCGCGAGGGGCACCGAAGTGGTTCATCGAGAGCCATGCATTCAAGAGGGGGCAAGCCGGgcagcaagagcagcagcaccaccaGCGTTGATGCCGGATACGCCCAGGTCCTTGGGAGCCAGCGATGGGCGCGCGGGTTTGGAAGATCTGCCAGCTTCGACTACGGACCTCAAGCACCGCAGCAGAGCGCCCCCGTCGTCGAGCCCACCCCCTTCCGAGTCGAGTTTCCCAACAACTTTCTCGCCGATGAATACGACGCTGCCCCGACTCCAACGGTCCCGGGCGGCCCGCGACGGGAGCCGTCGATCCCAACGATGCCGACAATGTCTACGGTACCGCCACCTCCGCCCGCACCCCTGGAGCCGCCTCCCCTCGAGCACAAACGCAGCAGCCGTTCATTAAAGAGCTCCTCAGGGCGCAAACCTCCCAATCCACGGGATAATGCACCTGCAGTGCCAGCTCTAGACCTCGATTCAGCACCTGCACCCCATATTGGGTATGAAAAATCCAAGGACGTGGCCGTGCACAGCGGCCCAGCGCCCGCGACACCTGCACCTGCACCCGTGAAGGAGCGCCCTGGATTTTTCAGGAGGGTCTTTGGCTCCTCCAGAGGCAACTCACATAACAGCAACAACGACTCGACAACAACTCAAACCCCACACTCGACCGCTTCTGCCGACCATTCCAAGATGCTCTCCAATGGCTCGACGCCGCCCTCCCGAGATACCTCATCCTCGCATTCACACCACCCTGTGCTacaaaagaagccatcatcgtTCTTCCGCCGCCGAAAGAAGTCCGTCACTGACGATCCTCCCCCTCTGCCCACGTCGATACCTGCACCGCCCGTACCTACTGTTGCTCCCATCGCTGTCCCTCCCGAACGCGAACGAGAACTAGGTGCTTCTCTGCCGCAGCCCAGCCCGGTCAGCAGCTTGCGAAAGGTCATGAACCCGTATCTGCGAAACAGCCAGGCTGTCCAGGGCACTCCCCAAGGCCCCTCTCCGCTTGCCGACATCTCCAACGTAACTCCCGACCATGTCGACAATACACCCGAGAGGGAAGTCTACAAGAGAGACTTTTCCCCTGATTATTCGCCAAGCCCCAACGCCAGGATCCGGGCAGTACGATCCGATTCTGATGAGTACCTGGCCAAGCGAAATAACACACCCTCGCGTCCCCCACCCGAGAGGCCTaccaaggccatcgagaCGCGCAACAACTCCTTCCTGAACCTGGACGGGGTTAGCGACAACGATGATGACCAGGGAAGCCCTTCAAACCGGAAGCTTTCCAACAAGTCCAaatccaagtccaagtctaGGCCATCAGACATCATGACCACACGGGATAGCCCCCGAGGTGCCAAAGACCACACCGTCAGGGTCAAGAAGTCATTTCAGCGACCGGAACAGACCGATTCAGAGGACGACCCCAACCGTTCAGCCCTTGCGTTGCCTATTGAAGGTGCACGAGCGACAAGCCCTGCATCAGTATCAACTGGCACAGACTACAAGTCTGCCCTCAGCGCTCCTCCTAGCGTGAGGATAGAGAGCTCAGCAGACCCTAGTCCCAAGGTCCTGGGCACATtcgacgccatcaaggccaatgccCTTGACGAGCCCGATTTCGTTATTGGCGATCCGACCGAGGATGATAAGCAAAAGGCACAGAAGATCTATGATGGAAATGAGGACTTCGTCCAGAAAGAAAAGGCGGCTGCTTGGATGGGTGAAGAAGGTCCAATCAGGCAACGCACCCTGCAAGCCTACATGGAGTTGTACGACTTCACCAGCCGCAGCATCGTTCATGCTCTGCGACAAGTATGCGGACGATTGGTGTTCCGTGCAGAAACCCAACAGGTGGACCGCATTCTCGTGGCCTTCTCCAAGAGATGGTGTGACTGCAATCCCAACCATGGGTTCATAGTGACTG ATGTGATCCACACCATTTGCTACTCGATCATGCTGCTCAACACTGACCTGCATTTGGCTGATATCGAGCAGAAGATGACCCGCAGTCAATTCATCAAGAACACCATGACAACCATCACACAGGCCGTAGAGGAATCGGCCCCTGATGTGTTTCATAGGCCAAGCGTTCTTCCAGACAAGAGCTCACTTGCAACTGGCGAGAACCACGAACAGCACTCGGAACAGGATCGAAGGTCTTTCAGGAACTCGTTCAGACCCCCGCCTCGTGCAGACTCTGGAACTCTCCCTTCAGAGGGTGACGAGGATTGTGGTCCATTAGTCAAGTCCCGATTCAACGGGAGCAAGAAGGCGTGGGAAGAACTGATCGAAGTTGTGCTCAAAGGCATTTACACATCCATTAGAGACGAGCGTCTGCCATTGTTTggcgccgaggctgagaagaatCTGAGCCTGCCACAGTCGAACAGCGGAGGACTCTCTGTCATGGGAATGTTGAAGAGAAGCCCTAGCGTCCTTAGCAAGGCACCATCAGAGAGTCAGCTGTCGGTTCGTGGTCGTATTTCAGAGAATGGTAGGGCCAACACGGCGAGATGGGCATCCAAGAGCCGATCTCGACCCGGTCTTGGCCGCAATGGATTCTCGTCTAGTCGTACTAGCTTTGACGACGGCAATTCACTCTGGAGCCACACTGTATCGTCTGCCACCTGGAGCCGCCATTCTCTGGGAAGGACTCAGACGTCAGTTTCTCAGGATTCTTTTGGTTCGGCCTTGCCACGGGGTGATTACCAGCAGTCGATTGGCTTTGCAAACGCCCTGAGCCAAGCCATTATTCGAGACGAGGACGCATATGGGGAGACGGCCCCATCGATTTTGAGCGCCGATCTTCCATCCACACAGCTTCTCGAAGACGACTCTCTTGAACTTGCTGGACCACCATGGGTCAAGGAGGGAATTGTGACTCACAAGCACCATTTGGATGGCgtggacaagaaggccaaggacagACACTGGTCCGAGGTGTTTGCTGTCGTCCAGAAGGGTCAGATGAGTTTGTTCTCTTTCCAGCCGAACAAGTCGGTTCGACAAAGGAACCGCGGCAGAAATGGCGGACCTCCTGCGATTGTTGGAGGCGGCAACTGGCAAGACAATGCAACGAATCTGGGCACGTTTAACCTTCGCCAAACTCTTGCATCTGCTCTTCCACCGCCAGGCTACTCTCGCACGCGTCCTCATGTCTGGGCGCTCAGTTTACCTAACGGTGCTGTTCACCTGTTCCAAGTTGGCACGCCTGAGATTTGCAAGGAGTTTGTCAATACAGCGAACTATTGGAGTGCTCGACTGAGCACCCACCCACTGACGGGCGGTATCAGCAACATTGAATACGGATGGAGCGAGGCTATTGTTAACAACGCCTTGGTCGCCGCTATCAATGAGACGTCTACGACGACTACAACCAACGGCAAGACGTCAcgccccagcagcagcgcagccCATGGCCGAAGATCGAGCGTCAATAGTGGTAGCTTCCGAGGATCAAGCTTCGACCACGTTGCTGGCGCTTTTACCAACAACAGCGGACGAGGCAAACTCCCTGGTGACCGCATTCATATCGCAGAGTGGGCACCGCCAACCCAGAGCATGCGTCCCAGCAATTCGCCAGAAGCAGAACAGCTTCAGACCTTGGATGCCTATGTCAAGAGCATCGAGGCAGAGCTACAGGCTCATAACCAACTACGCAGCCCTATGCTCTTGGCATTTACTCCTAGGGGTGGCAAtgctgtcaaggccatggctAACTGGGAGCGCAAGAGCGCGTATCTGCTCCGCGAGATCGTCAAATTCAGGACGTACGTGGACTGCCTTCAGCAAGCCGAGTCTAGAAAGCAGGAGATTTACTCGGAGAGGGACCTTGCGCAGCGAGCCGCCCGAGGCGAGCTTAGTGACGGCGAGATGGAACTcagcagcgacgatgagGGGGATGTAACATTGAGGCCATGA
- a CDS encoding Zn(2)-C6 fungal-type domain-containing protein produces the protein MTDAVSKTRLRRTRTGCFKCRVRRRKCDEGKPACQRCVDGGFECQYGTRLSFLEKNAKTSGDPARTAKPSYAKLRFVVPESTAAKPGVQFQEDEATPNEPERRLSTPVEPKSASPKENLIQQQPEPPALISPSLGDYSATSPHASGSHELQDPSSYTIGISPSNAAYETALDGLLSLGNDHYVPQSASVTSQVTANGGFFESPNHGQHHATPTQFDLRDKPLAEIFPNCLHMPQDRAVELLRHYRYHIAPWLDIGDTNQTFGLLVPRIAMDSAPLLDSLLSLSLTTLGGHVEPDFGEQMILPSDPNNSSADILRNALTFAFIALRRHFITPPTSWQSPSKSMGFDSLNSASFQEQHPSIALATSWMMLRLNLSVGLMNGSPVSIPSLISFETSSPINGIYRESLKYDREPVILCAQVLNYCFGGDVATSPGMIRPTAAQRWKSFSEALKMWYTNRPRDFKPMLEIDDNEQLFPLVLFTNGAAVLANQLYHTSMLLLLQNRPRTLPKEHGRSVYLSPLWHAQRICGISLNNDTRTSWDFSLLASLYLAAKRMTYEPQQHAILRGINRIGSLTGWNVNALSAQLVHEWQPD, from the exons ATGACGGATGCGGTGTCCAAGACCCGCCTcaggaggacgaggacgggaTGTTTCAAGTGCAGGGTCCGCAGGCGAAAAT GCGACGAAGGGAAACCAGCCTGTCAGCGGTGCGTCGATGGCGGCTTCGAGTGTCAGTACGGCACGCGGTTATCCTTTCTCGAAAAGAACGCCAAAACGTCCGGAGACCCAGCACGCACTGCAAAGCCCTCGTATGCTAAATTGAGA TTTGTCGTCCCAGAGTCGACTGCAGCCAAGCCTGGTGTTCAGTTCCAGGAAGATGAAGCAACCCCGAATGAGCCCGAAAGGAGGCTGAGTACGCCTGTTGAACCAAAGTCGGCATCCCCCAAGGAGAATCtcatccagcagcagcctgaACCTCCAGCATTGATCAGCCCCAGTCTTGGAGATTATAGCGCCACCTCTCCCCATGCTTCAGGCAGTCATGAACTGCAGGATCCCAGCAGCTACACCATTGGCATCTCGCCATCCAATGCTGCCTATGAGACTGCCCTTGATGGGCTGCTATCGTTAGGAAATGACCATTATGTTCCTCAATCAGCTTCGGTCACCTCCCAGGTCACTGCCAATGGGGGGTTTTTCGAGTCTCCCAACCACGGCCAACACCATGCCACTCCAACCCAGTTTGACCTGAGGGATAAGCCCCTGGCTGAGATATTTCCCAATTGTCTCCATATGCCCCAGGATCGTGCAGTTGAACTGCTGCGACACTATAGATATCACATTGCTCCATGG TTGGATATTGGCGACACAAACCAGACCTTTGGCCTGCTAGTACCGCGCATTGCGATGGACTCGGCTCCCCTTCTCGACTCacttctttctctctccctgACGACTCTCGGAGGCCATGTTGAGCCTGACTTCGGGGAACAAATGATACTGCCGTCTGATCCAAACAACTCGAGTGCCGATATCTTGCGCAATGCCTTGACATTTGCATTTATCGCCCTCCGTCGACATTTCATCACTCCCCCCACTTCTTGGCAGAGCCCGTCCAAGAGCATGGGTTTTGATTCATTAAACTCGGCTTCTTTTCAGGAGCAACATCCCTCTATCGCATTAGCTACTtcatggatgatgctgcgACTCA ACCTTAGCGTTGGCCTCATGAACGGCTCCCCCGTGTCCATCCCCTCACTCATCTCGTTCGAGACCTCTTCGCCCATCAACGGAATATACAGGGAGTCGCTTAAATACGATCGGGAACCGGTGATCCTATGCGCTCAGGTCCTCAATTACTGCTTCGGAGGCGACGTCGCAACGTCTCCTGGCATGATCCGCCCGACTGCCGCTCAGAGGTGGAAATCCTTTTCCGAAGCCCTGAAAATGTGGTACACGAACCGTCCTCGAGATTTCAAGCCCATGCTGGAGATTGATGACAATGAGCAACTATTCCCTCTTGTCCTCTTCACCAATGGGGCGGCCGTCTTAGCCAACCAACTCTATCACACTTCaatgctgttgctgctccAGAATCGGCCGCGAACTCTTCCAAAGGAGCACGGCCGGTCGGTGTATCTCTCTCCTTTGTGGCACGCTCAGCGAATATGCGGCATCAGCTTGAACAATGACACTCGAACCAGCTGGGACTTTAGTCTTCTGGCCTCGCTCTATCTCGCCGCCAAGAGGATGACCTATGAGCCCCAGCAGCATGCGATTCTGCGTGGGATCAACCGCATCGGATCTCTGACGGGTTGGAATGTAAATGCCCTCTCGGCGCAGCTGGTCCATGAGTGGCAGCCGGATTAG
- a CDS encoding Aldo-ket-red domain-containing protein — MAPSTIKLASGHEMPLVGFGLWKVPADQAAETVYNAIKAGYRLFDGAYDYQNEKEAGEGIKRAISEGLVKREDIFVTTKLWNNYHKREHALAMAKLQNEAWGLGYIDLYLIHFPVSLEYIDPATRRFPAWWMDEQGTVKPDNTPIRETWEALETVVDEGIARSIGVSNFQAQSLYDLQRYARHPVSSLQIEHHPYLVQPDLIAMAQENKIAVTAYSSFGPQSFKELPGIFSKRAHGAEPLLEAELIKGFADKYSKTPAQILLRWATQRGIAVIPKSNNPNRLAQNLDVLAFDLTSDEIESISALDRGLRFNDPGFYLPNYPLRIFA, encoded by the exons ATGGCTCCCTCTACCATCAAGCTCGCCTCCGGGCACGAGATGCCCCTTGTTGGCTTTGGCCTCTGGAAGGTCCCTGCCGACCAGGCTGCTGAGACTGTCTACAAC gccatcaaggctggttACCGACTCTTCGACGGAGCTTACGATTACCAgaacgagaaggaggctggtgAGGGTATCAAGCGCGCCATCAGCGAGGGCCTGGTCAAGCGTGAGGACATCTTCGTCACCACCAAGCTCTGGAACAACTACCACAAGCGCGAGCATGCcctggccatggccaagctccagaaCGAGGCCTGGGGTCTCGGATACATCGATCTTTACCTGATCCACTTCCCCGTCTCTCTCGAGTACATTGACCCCGCGACTCGACGATTCCCT GcttggtggatggatgagcaGGGCACCGTCAAGCCCGACAACACTCCTATCCGCGAGACATGGGAGGCTCTCGAGaccgtcgtcgacgagggcATTGCCAGGTCCATCGGTGTCTCCAACTTCCAGGCTCAGTCCCTCTACGATCTCCAGCGATACGCCCGCCACCCCGTGTCCTCCCTTCAGATCGAGCACCACCCCTACCTCGTCCAGCCCGACCTGATCGCCATGGCCCAGGAGAACAAGATTGCCGTGACGGCCTACTCTTCCTTCGGCCCCCAGAGCTTCAAGGAACTCCCCGGTATCTTCTCCAAGAGGGCCCACGGTGCTGAGCccctcctcgaggccgagctcatcaagggCTTCGCCGACAAGTACAGCAAGACCCCCGCCCAGATTCTCCTCCGCTGGGCTACCCAGCGTGGCATTGCCGTCATCCCCAAGTCCAACAACCCCAACCGCCTTGCCCAGAACCTCGACGTGCTGGCCTTCGACCTCACCTCTGACGAGATCGAGAGCATCTCTGCCCTGGACCGCGGTCTGCGCTTCAACGACCCCGGTTTCTACCTGCCCAACTACCCCCTGCGCATCTTTGCTTAG
- a CDS encoding MFS domain-containing protein — translation MTANLEKTGAEHFDGENNDLAHLANQEEHEMGKIESIRKYPLAFLWSIYAVWCILLVSFENQAAGNIIGIPEFRKDFGYKFGGDWVLHADWQSAFQGGPVASGIVGALGCGAIADWLGRRAVIIICLVITYAAITMEFVATTNAVFFGGKFLNGFAVGALASVTVSYIGEITPMALRGMLTCLSALAYTLGPFAVSLIVNETGTYDSRWAYRAVFCAQYGFAVVSTVFVFFMPESPWWLVSKGQQDRALKSLARLGSKGEEGQKRLAAINKTLEEIKAETEGATYFECFRKSNLRRTIISIAPLCIQSLSGIMFAASYSTYYMQLAGYTTSESFKLQIVQQAISMIGNIMSWYLVDRMGRRNLTFYGLLILTVILFVMAALATVATPGAIKGTVAMILLYCWWYNVTIGATAYTVLCEVSTSRLRVKTVAIGLAAQNALNMMWSFVLPFMFNPDKANMGAKVGFVFGGLAVISLVFLWFYLPETANRTYEELDEMFTKGVPARKFKQYKPDAQANGEAVKTAYDADAK, via the exons ATGACGGCAAACCTCGAAAAGACGGGTGCCGAGCACTTTGACGGCGAGAACAATGATCTCGCCCACCTGGCCAACCAGGAGGAGCACGAGATGGGCAAGATCGAGTCCATCAGAAAGTACCCCCTCGCTTTCCTATGGTCAATCTATGCCGTCTGGTGTATCCTGCTCGTGTCGTTCGAGAACCAGGCTGCCGGTAACATCATCGGTATCCCCGAGTTTCGAAAGGACTTTGGATACAAGTTTGGCGGCGACTGGGTGCTTCATGCCGACTGGCAGAGCGCTTTCCAGGGTGGCCCTGTTGCTTC AGGTATCGTCGGTGCTCTTGGCTGCGGTGCCATCGCCGATTGGCTAGGCCGTCGCGCTGTAATCATCATCTGCCTTGTTATCACTTAtgctgccatcaccatggaaTTTGTTGCTACTACCAACGCCGTCTTCTTTGGTGGCAAGTTCCTCAATGGCTTTGCTGTTGGTGCTCTGGCTTCCGTGACTGTGTCATATATCGGAGAG ATTACTCCCATGGCCCTCCGAGGTATGCTCACCTGTCTGTCCGCCCTCGCCTACACACTCGGACCCTTTGCCGTCTCCCTCATCGTCAACGAGACGGGCACATACGACAGCCGCTGGGCGTACAGAGCCGTCTTTTGCGCTCAGTACGGCTTTGCTGTCGTCTCCACCGTTTTCGTCTTTTTCATGCCCGA ATCTCCATGGTGGCTCGTTTCCAAGGGCCAACAAGATCGCGCCCTTAAGTCTCTCGCCCGCCTCGGAAGCAAGGGTGAGGAGGGCCAGAAGCGTCTTGCCGCCATCAACAAGACCcttgaggagatcaaggccgagaccGAGGGTGCCACATACTTTGAGTGTTTCCGCAAGTCCAACCTCCGTCGAACCATCATCTCGATCGCCCCCCTGTGCATCCAATCCCTCTCGGGTATCATGTTTGCAGCTTCATACTCAACCTACTACATGCAGCTTGCCGGATACACAACCAGCGAGAGCTTCAAGCTTCAGATTGTGCAGCAGGCTATCTCCATGATTGGAAACATCATGTCCTGGTATCTGGTCGACCGCATGGGCCGTCGCAACCTCACCTTTTacggcctcctcatcctcaccgtcatcctcttcgtcatgGCAGCCCTGGCTACCGTCGCAACCCCCGGGGCCATCAAGGGCACGGTGGCCATGATTTTGCTGTACTGCTGGTGGTATAACGTCACCATCGGAGCCACGGCCTATACCGTTCTGTGCGAGGTGTCAACCTCCCGCCTGCGTGTCAAGACTGTCGCCATCGGTCTGGCGGCCCAGAACGCTCTCAATATGATGTGGAGTTTCGTCCTGCCCTTCATGTTCAACCcagacaaggccaacatgGGAGCCAAGGTCGGTTTCGTCTTTGGCGGCCTGGCCGTGATCAGCCTTGTCTTCCTGTGGTTCTATCTCCCTGAGACCGCCAACCGCACCTACGAAGAGCTCGACGAGATGTTCACCAAGGGTGTCCCAGCCAGGAAGTTCAAGCAATATAAGCCTGATGCTCAGGCCAATGGCGAAGCTGTCAAGACGGCTTATGATGCTGATGCGAAATGA
- a CDS encoding Aldo-ket-red domain-containing protein has protein sequence MAPSAITPETSPEREIYVKKPVEQTQTRSHSGSVSSVKLNDGNYIPQVALGVYKAPNGQETEDAVTAALEAGYRHIDSAARYANEEACGRAIRRWLEKTGTPREDVYICSKLWDSDHGYEATFEALCTSLEKFGLDYLDLYLIHSPAQDEEKRLESWRALETAQKLGKVRSIGVSNFGAAHMENLLENARVPPAVNQVEVHPFCQRQTLVELCNKHGIKIEAYSPLARGNKLEDPTIVEIANKYGRTPAQILLNWSAARGNVVLPKSLTPHRIESNLNSFDFELAAGDIARIDALEENYVTGSMHKSKD, from the coding sequence ATGGCTCCCTCCGCTATCACCCCCGAGACCTCTCCCGAGCGTGAGATCTATGTCAAGAAGCCCGTTGAGCAGACCCAGACCCGCAGCCACTCTGGCTCCGTCTCCTccgtcaagctcaacgacgGCAACTACATTCCCCAGgtcgccctcggcgtctACAAGGCCCCCAACGGCCAGGAGACCGAGGACGCTGTCACTGCCGCGCTGGAGGCTGGCTACCGCCACATCGACTCTGCCGCCCGATATGCCAACGAGGAGGCTTGTGGTCGTGCCATCCGCCGCTGGCTCGAGAAGACTGGTACTCCTCGTGAGGACGTCTACATCTGCTCCAAGCTCTGGGACTCTGACCACGGCTATGAGGCCACCTTTGAGGCTCTCTGCACCTCGCTGGAGAAGTTTGGTCTCGACTATCTCGACCTTTACCTGATCCACTCCCCTGCtcaagatgaggagaagcgCCTGGAGAGCTGGCGTGCTCTGGAGACTGCCCAGAAGCTCGGCAAGGTTCGATCCATTGGCGTCTCCAACTTTGGAGCTGCCCACATGGAGAACCTCCTGGAGAACGCCCGCGTTCCCCCTGCCGTCAACCAGGTCGAGGTCCACCCCTTCTGCCAGCGCCAAACCCTCGTCGAGCTCTGCAACAAGCACggcatcaagatcgaggccTACTCTCCTCTGGCCCGTGGCAACAAGCTTGAGGATCCTACCATTGTTGAGATTGCCAACAAGTATGGCAGGACCCCTGCCCAGATCCTTCTCAACTGGAGCGCTGCTCGCGGCAACGTTGTCCTGCCCAAGAGCTTGACTCCCCACCGCATTGAGAGTAACCTCAATAGCTTCGACTTTGAGCTCGCTGCTGGCGATATTGCCCGCATCGACGCCCTTGAGGAGAACTATGTCACTGGCTCCATGCATAAGTCCAAGGACTGA
- a CDS encoding FHA domain-containing protein, with amino-acid sequence MASDEERDVKRSRQWYDDQDQKPKEKDRRSRHSDRDSGRRDRRRSRDRRDRRRSRTPDAPRRRSRSRDRDRDRTREHRRHRSRDDRGSRRSRRDEDDGDNKQVAKRSPVRRSGPLPSQEDSFAITNGEEPEKPKEKPNYGTTGVLAAASNSVAQADGSSITLKYHEPAEARKPSPRDQWRLFVFKGGDIVDTIDLGARSCWLVGREMAVVDLPAEHPSISKQHAVIQFRYTEKRNEFGDKIGKVKPYLIDLESANGTVLNDEKVPDSMYLELRDKDMMQFGHSTREYVIMLAPRE; translated from the coding sequence ATGGCATCAGACGAAGAGCGCGACGTTAAACGCAGCCGGCAATGGTATGACGATCAAGATCAGAAACCTAAAGAGAAGGATCGTCGATCAAGGCATTCGGACCGCGACTCTGGCCGCCGAGACCGTCGGAGATCACGCGACAGACGCGACAGGCGACGCTCAAGAACTCCCGATGCTCCACGACGGAGATCACGCAGCCGTGATCGCGATCGAGACCGTACCCGCGAACACAGACGTCACCGATCACGAGACGACCGAGGCTCGCGACGCAGCCGCCGtgacgaagacgatggaGACAACAAGCAGGTTGCAAAGCGCAGCCCGGTGAGGCGGTCGGGCCCTCTCCCGTCCCAGGAGGACTCTTTTGCCATTACAAATGGGGAGGAGCCCGAGAAACCCAAGGAGAAACCCAACTACGGTACTACGGGCGTCTTGGCCGCCGCGTCCAACTCGGTGGCACAGGCAGACGGCTCGTCCATCACGCTCAAGTACCACGAGCCCGCTGAAGCCCGTAAGCCCTCGCCCCGCGACCAGTGGAGGCTCTTCGTCTTCAAGGGAGGCGACATTGTCGACACGATTGACCTGGGCgcgaggagctgctggctcGTCGGGCGGGAGATGGCTGTTGTCGACTTGCCCGCCGAGCACCCGAGCATCAGCAAGCAGCACGCCGTGATCCAGTTCCGCTACACCGAGAAGAGGAACGAGTTTGGTGACAAGAttggcaaggtcaagccgTACCTGATTGACCTCGAGAGCGCCAACGGCACCGTTTTGAACGATGAAAAGGTACCCGACAGCATGTACCTGGAACTCAGGGACAAGGACATGATGCAGTTTGGCCACAGTACAAGAGAATACGTCATCATGCTCGCACCACGGGAATAA